A region from the Wansuia hejianensis genome encodes:
- a CDS encoding class II fructose-bisphosphate aldolase, translating into MLVTLNDVLIPAKKGKYAVGLFNAVNLELARGIIAAAEETGSPVIMGTAEVLFPYGPLDEVSYYLIPMAKKAKVPVVIHLDHGLRKETCLKALKLGFSSIMYDCSTDPYDVNVEKVKEMADIAHSYGATIEAELGHVGDNEGSAEGSSHMDDPSRFYTDPKQAKDFVDKTGVDALAIAVGTAHGAYKLPPKLDFGRIETIAKTIDIPLVLHGGSGLTDSDFKKAIEKGISKVNIFTDINIAAVEAEFSAFDNMNKGVIDLIPAAVNAVKSAVIRKLELFGSVGKGGMDARNVDQIVQLVVKEVVKELRNR; encoded by the coding sequence ATGCTTGTAACATTAAACGATGTGCTGATTCCGGCCAAAAAAGGGAAATACGCCGTAGGGCTTTTCAATGCTGTTAATCTGGAACTGGCGCGGGGCATTATCGCGGCTGCAGAAGAGACTGGTTCACCGGTCATCATGGGTACGGCGGAGGTGCTGTTCCCCTATGGCCCGCTGGATGAAGTGTCCTATTACCTGATCCCGATGGCAAAGAAGGCCAAAGTGCCGGTAGTCATCCATCTTGACCACGGCCTTCGGAAAGAAACCTGCCTGAAAGCCCTGAAGCTGGGCTTCTCCTCTATCATGTATGACTGTTCCACAGATCCCTATGATGTGAACGTGGAAAAGGTAAAAGAGATGGCGGATATTGCCCATTCCTATGGCGCGACAATTGAAGCGGAGCTGGGCCATGTGGGAGACAATGAGGGATCGGCGGAAGGATCTTCTCATATGGATGATCCGTCCAGATTCTATACAGATCCGAAGCAGGCAAAGGATTTTGTGGACAAGACTGGGGTAGACGCCCTTGCCATCGCCGTAGGAACGGCGCATGGCGCTTACAAGCTGCCGCCCAAGCTGGATTTCGGAAGGATTGAGACGATTGCCAAGACAATCGATATCCCGCTGGTACTGCACGGCGGTTCAGGGCTGACAGATTCAGATTTTAAGAAGGCCATTGAGAAGGGCATCAGCAAGGTCAATATCTTTACGGATATCAACATCGCGGCCGTAGAGGCGGAATTCAGCGCCTTTGACAATATGAACAAGGGTGTGATCGATCTGATCCCGGCCGCTGTGAATGCAGTTAAGTCGGCAGTCATCCGGAAGCTGGAGCTGTTCGGTTCCGTGGGAAAAGGCGGGATGGATGCAAGGAATGTTGACCAGATCGTGCAGCTGGTAGTAAAAGAAGTAGTGAAAGAACTGAGAAACAGATAA
- a CDS encoding carbohydrate kinase family protein, with translation MKERAKRKAISAGHICLDITPAISQNKSYQNIGEYLIPGRLIPVGKPDIHTGGSVGNTGLAMKVLGADVKLMGKVGTDDFGKLVLSQLKEYGVESGMIVAEGDETSYSVVISVAGIDRIILHDSGANNTFTMEDIDFDLVRDASLFHFGYPSIMRSMYQDGGAPMVELFRKVKSLGVATSLDMAIVDEDSEAGQVDWESVIQQAIPYIDIFAPSVEELAFLIDRPRYHEWLERSKGGDITSILSVDDDIRPLAEKLLGWGAKVVLIKCGAPGLYLRTNTAEYIREIGGGLGEEMAGWAGQEYFERSYKPDRILSGTGAGDTSIAAFLCAILEGCSWEESLHLAAGTGASCVAAYDALSGLKSFDELRAKIAAGWEKA, from the coding sequence ATGAAAGAACGAGCAAAACGGAAGGCAATTTCAGCCGGGCATATCTGCCTGGACATTACGCCGGCGATTTCCCAGAATAAAAGTTATCAGAATATCGGAGAGTATCTGATTCCCGGCCGCCTGATACCGGTTGGCAAGCCGGATATACATACAGGCGGCTCCGTGGGTAACACAGGCCTGGCGATGAAAGTGCTGGGAGCCGATGTGAAGCTGATGGGAAAAGTCGGAACAGATGATTTCGGAAAGCTGGTACTTTCTCAGCTGAAGGAGTACGGCGTCGAATCCGGAATGATCGTCGCGGAAGGCGACGAAACCTCTTATTCAGTTGTGATATCGGTTGCCGGCATAGACCGGATTATCCTTCATGACAGCGGGGCCAATAATACCTTCACCATGGAGGACATAGACTTTGACCTGGTCAGAGACGCGTCACTGTTCCATTTTGGCTATCCCTCCATCATGCGCAGCATGTATCAGGACGGGGGAGCGCCGATGGTGGAGCTGTTCAGGAAGGTCAAATCTCTGGGAGTGGCAACCTCCCTGGATATGGCCATTGTCGATGAGGACAGCGAAGCCGGTCAGGTGGATTGGGAAAGTGTGATTCAGCAGGCAATTCCGTATATAGACATTTTCGCGCCCAGCGTGGAAGAGCTGGCATTCCTCATAGACCGTCCCAGGTACCATGAGTGGCTGGAGAGAAGCAAAGGCGGAGACATCACCTCCATATTGTCGGTGGATGATGATATACGTCCTCTGGCTGAGAAGCTTCTCGGCTGGGGCGCGAAGGTTGTGCTGATCAAATGCGGGGCGCCGGGTCTCTACCTGCGCACCAATACTGCTGAATATATCCGGGAGATCGGCGGCGGTCTGGGTGAAGAGATGGCCGGCTGGGCCGGGCAGGAATATTTCGAGAGAAGCTATAAGCCGGACAGAATACTTTCCGGTACAGGAGCGGGTGATACCAGCATCGCGGCATTTCTGTGCGCGATTTTGGAGGGCTGTTCCTGGGAGGAGTCTCTGCATTTGGCCGCAGGCACAGGAGCGTCCTGCGTGGCGGCATATGATGCGCTGAGCGGGCTGAAAAGTTTTGATGAACTGCGTGCTAAGATCGCGGCTGGCTGGGAGAAAGCCTGA